The proteins below come from a single Periophthalmus magnuspinnatus isolate fPerMag1 chromosome 7, fPerMag1.2.pri, whole genome shotgun sequence genomic window:
- the LOC117373694 gene encoding leucine-rich repeat and transmembrane domain-containing protein 1, which translates to MRVAVLWALLPLLLAPSHACPKECTCNSNTKVVDCRGRGLYDIPRRLHPDTQELYLQDNRIRGLGSMAFRDIPLVRILDLSNNSISTISPTALLGLRTLQRLSLSHNSLRELDKRLLGPVRSLSHLDLSHNSLGSLPSAIGEGLRNVSHLGLTHNRFIRLERSLLENLEHINSITLRGNPWRCDCQLIGLKLWLETYLFKGGAIDEVLCTQPEEMKDKDLQKIPYQLFHTCMTTSYHYLFANIQHLESDRVLRGHTHGNHPSGHTHHATMGDGGGGGGGGNLPECEAKQKQRPVNLRHAIATVIITGVVCGIVCLMMLAAAVYGCAYAAIMAKYQRELKKNEELAAAQGADHATADEKEPLENAIA; encoded by the exons ATGAGAG TGGCAGTGTTATGGgccctccttcccctcctcctcgctccatCTCATGCCTGTCCCAAAGAATGCACCTGCAACAGCAACACCAAAGTAGTGGACTGCCGTGGACGCGGCCTCTACGACATTCCCAGGCGCCTGCACCCAGATACACAAGAACTCTATCTCCAGGACAACCGTATCCGAGGACTGGGATCCATGGCTTTCCGTGACATTCCACTCGTCAGAATTCTGGATCTGTCAAATAATTCCATATCAACAATTTCCCCGACCGCTCTCCTGGGTCTGAGGACACTACAGCGGCTAAGTCTGTCCCATAACAGCCTCCGAGAGCTGGATAAGAGGCTATTGGGCCCAGTGCGATCTCTGTCACACCTGGATCTATCACACAACAG TTTGGGCAGTTTGCCCAGTGCCATAGGGGAAGGCCTGAGGAATGTCAGCCACCTGGGCCTGACTCATAACCGCTTCATCAGActagagcgctccctgctggagaACCTGGAACACATCAACAGTATTACGCTCAGAGGAAACCCTTGGAGGTGTGACTGTCAGCTCATAGGCCTCAAGCTCTGGCTTGAAACCTACCTCTTCAAAG GTGGCGCCATAGATGAGGTCCTTTGCACCCAACCTGAAGAGATGAAGGACAAAGATCTACAAAAGATCCCATATCAGCTCTTCCACACTTGCATGACCACAAGCTACCACTACCTATTCGCTAACATCCAACACCTGGAGTCAGACAGGGTGCTCCGAGGCCACACCCACGGCAACCATCCCTCAGGCCACACCCACCACGCCACCATGGGAGATGGTGGAGGCGGCGGGGGAGGAGGAAACTTGCCTGAGTGCGAAGCCAAGCAAAAACAAAGACCGGTGAACTTGCGCCATGCTATAGCTACAGTGATCATAACTGGAGTGGTATGTGGGATTGTGTGTCTCATGATGCTAGCAGCCGCAGTATATGGCTGTGCCTACGCTGCTATCATGGCCAAATATCAGAGAGAGCTCAAGAAGAACGAGGAGTTGGCAGCAGCGCAGGGGGCGGATCACGCAACAGCAGATGAGAAAGAACCACTGGAAAATGCAATCGCTTAA